The proteins below are encoded in one region of Paenarthrobacter ilicis:
- the pcaC gene encoding 4-carboxymuconolactone decarboxylase, with the protein MSTSSERNGAVQPDATAQDIYDAGMVVRREVLGDAHVDRANAGKDSFTEDYQDMITRIAWGGIWTRPGLSRQMRSAVTLTALVAHGHWEELAMHIRAALNNGLSRDEIKEILLQTAIYCSVPSANSAFKTAQKVFAEIDAASTPN; encoded by the coding sequence GTGAGCACGTCATCAGAGCGCAACGGCGCCGTCCAGCCGGATGCCACCGCACAGGACATTTACGACGCCGGCATGGTGGTTCGCCGCGAAGTGCTGGGCGATGCGCACGTGGACCGGGCCAACGCAGGCAAGGACTCCTTCACGGAGGACTACCAGGACATGATCACCAGGATCGCCTGGGGTGGCATCTGGACCCGACCGGGCCTGAGCCGGCAGATGCGGTCCGCCGTCACCCTCACGGCCCTGGTGGCGCATGGTCACTGGGAGGAGCTGGCCATGCATATCCGGGCAGCCCTCAACAATGGACTGAGCAGGGATGAAATCAAGGAAATCCTGCTGCAGACCGCCATTTACTGTAGTGTGCCGTCCGCCAACTCGGCCTTCAAGACGGCCCAGAAAGTATTCGCCGAGATCGACGCGGCCTCCACCCCCAACTAG
- a CDS encoding alpha/beta fold hydrolase: MAKPTVKAVLLSPQRELGAKPLLVVGPSLGTSTILWTESAALLGDEYDVIGWDLPGHGISPTTTEGFDVAELADAVVDLVDSVSPGANFHYAGVSLGGATGLQLGIKHGDRLRSLSVQCSGAKLGTPEGWLERAETVRTLGTPVMIQGSAERWFGPGFMDRQPEISSRLLHALRDADRFGYSFCCEALAGFDVREQLGSITVPTQVIAGVEDSVAPPAMAEELAEGIRAGGGTAVVETLDGVGHLAPAEAPAAVADLMRNFMKENEL; encoded by the coding sequence GTGGCTAAGCCAACTGTCAAGGCGGTGCTGCTGTCCCCGCAGCGCGAATTGGGAGCCAAGCCTCTCCTGGTAGTGGGTCCGTCGCTGGGCACCTCCACGATCCTCTGGACGGAATCGGCTGCCCTCCTGGGTGACGAGTACGACGTCATCGGGTGGGACCTCCCGGGCCACGGCATCTCGCCCACCACCACGGAAGGTTTCGATGTTGCGGAACTGGCTGACGCCGTCGTCGATCTTGTCGATTCCGTCAGCCCCGGCGCGAACTTCCACTACGCGGGCGTCTCGCTGGGCGGGGCCACCGGCCTGCAGCTCGGCATCAAGCACGGCGACCGGCTCCGCAGCTTGTCCGTCCAGTGCAGCGGCGCCAAGCTCGGCACCCCCGAAGGTTGGCTGGAGCGTGCGGAGACCGTCCGCACACTCGGCACGCCCGTGATGATCCAAGGTTCCGCAGAACGCTGGTTCGGCCCCGGTTTCATGGACCGCCAGCCGGAGATCAGCAGCCGCCTCCTGCACGCCCTCCGAGACGCCGACCGCTTTGGCTACTCGTTCTGCTGCGAAGCCCTCGCCGGGTTTGATGTCCGCGAACAACTGGGCAGCATCACCGTCCCCACGCAGGTGATTGCCGGCGTCGAGGATTCCGTGGCGCCGCCCGCCATGGCGGAGGAACTGGCCGAGGGGATCCGGGCCGGCGGCGGAACGGCAGTGGTGGAAACGCTCGACGGCGTGGGTCACCTGGCGCCCGCCGAGGCACCGGCCGCTGTGGCTGACCTTATGCGGAACTTCATGAAGGAGAACGAGCTGTGA
- a CDS encoding lyase family protein has product MTDGDFGLLSPVSASPAVAALTGDRAVITAILDVEAAWAAVLEDAGLAPAGSAAVVAEAASIEQYDAASIAERAQGGGNPVIPLLGDLRARVRELDSGGIGAGKAVHTSLTSQDVLDSALMLLASRTVSALLVEVKGTTTALATLAEQHADTLCVGRSLTQHALPYTFGLKAAQWFQGVAAAAARLDSLDLPVQFGGAGGTLASGTKLTAGSDSTPFTLADSWAARLGLAAVPAPWHTNRLAITALGDGLAAVIDSFGKIAADLLFLSRPEVAELGEPLAAGRGVSSAMPQKQNPVLSVLIRSAALQAPGLAAQLHLAAATFNDERADGAWHSEWPALRQLLALALGAASQLKELTEGLRVFPDAMRRNLGLSGPLLLSEGVSAAVAPLLGEDGKQKLQAVVDETLKAPAAEQARIYTKLLREAVPADKLSDAELEALLNPASYLGEASEISRRILATYPAFTGTSSKGATRG; this is encoded by the coding sequence ATGACCGACGGCGACTTCGGCCTCCTGAGCCCCGTGTCGGCGTCGCCCGCTGTGGCGGCGCTGACGGGCGACCGTGCCGTGATCACGGCAATCCTCGACGTCGAAGCTGCGTGGGCAGCTGTGCTCGAGGATGCCGGGCTTGCTCCGGCAGGGTCAGCCGCTGTGGTGGCCGAAGCCGCCTCGATCGAGCAGTACGATGCCGCCTCAATTGCCGAACGCGCCCAGGGCGGCGGCAACCCGGTGATTCCCTTGCTCGGGGACTTGCGTGCCCGCGTCCGGGAGCTGGACTCGGGCGGGATCGGTGCCGGAAAGGCTGTCCACACCTCGCTGACCAGCCAGGACGTCCTGGATTCGGCGCTGATGCTCCTCGCCAGCCGCACCGTTTCCGCGCTGCTGGTTGAGGTCAAAGGCACGACGACGGCGCTCGCCACCTTGGCGGAGCAGCATGCGGACACGCTGTGCGTGGGCAGGAGCCTGACACAGCACGCGCTTCCGTACACGTTCGGGCTCAAGGCTGCGCAGTGGTTCCAGGGCGTGGCGGCCGCGGCTGCCCGCTTGGACTCCCTTGACTTGCCGGTCCAGTTCGGCGGGGCCGGCGGGACGTTGGCCTCAGGCACGAAGCTCACCGCTGGCTCGGACTCCACACCGTTCACTCTCGCGGATTCCTGGGCTGCACGCCTTGGGCTGGCCGCAGTCCCCGCCCCTTGGCACACCAACCGCCTGGCCATCACAGCCCTGGGCGACGGCCTCGCTGCCGTCATCGATTCCTTCGGCAAGATTGCTGCCGACCTGCTCTTCCTGAGCCGCCCGGAAGTTGCCGAACTTGGCGAACCGCTGGCCGCCGGACGCGGGGTTTCCTCGGCCATGCCGCAGAAGCAGAACCCCGTGCTGTCAGTCCTGATCCGCAGCGCAGCGTTGCAGGCTCCTGGTCTTGCAGCGCAACTGCACCTCGCGGCGGCAACCTTCAACGACGAGCGGGCCGATGGCGCCTGGCACAGTGAATGGCCGGCCCTGCGCCAGCTGCTCGCGTTGGCCCTGGGCGCCGCTTCTCAGCTGAAGGAGCTCACCGAAGGCCTCCGGGTCTTCCCCGATGCGATGCGCCGGAACCTCGGGCTCTCGGGTCCGCTGCTGCTCAGTGAAGGTGTGTCGGCCGCCGTCGCGCCTCTCCTCGGCGAAGACGGAAAACAGAAGCTGCAGGCCGTCGTCGACGAAACCCTGAAGGCGCCTGCCGCCGAGCAAGCCCGGATTTACACCAAGCTTTTGCGTGAAGCCGTGCCCGCGGACAAGCTCTCGGACGCCGAACTCGAAGCTCTACTGAACCCCGCGAGCTATCTCGGCGAAGCCTCGGAGATCAGCCGCCGGATCCTCGCGACTTACCCCGCTTTCACTGGAACCTCGTCGAAAGGAGCCACTCGTGGCTAA